From the genome of Frateuria soli:
ATGGGCGGAATGGCCGCGCAGATCCCGATCAAGGGCGACGACGCGGCGAACGAGGCAGCGCTGGAAAAGGTCCGCGCGGACAAGCTGCGCGAGGTGCATGCCGGCCACGACGGCACCTGGGTCGCGCATCCGGCGCTGGTCCCGGTGGCGCAGGAGATCTTCGACCGCCGCATGCCCGAACCCAACCAGCTGCACGTGCTGCGCGAGGACGTCCACGTCAGCCGCGAGCAGCTGCTGGCTCCCGCCTGCGGCACGATCACACGCGCCGGCTTCGACAACAACGTCGAGGTGGCGCTCCGTTACACCGCCGCCTGGCTCGACGGCCTGGGCTGCGTGCCGATCCACCACCTGATGGAAGACGCGGCCACCGCCGAGATCGCCCGCGCGCAGCTGTGGCAGTGGCTGCACTACGCCGGCGACGTGATCTCCGAGTGCGTGCCGCTGGAGTTCCCGGACGGCGCTCCGATCGACATGGCGCTGTTCGACCAGGCGCTCGCCGCGCATACGCATCGCCTGCGCGAAAGCACGTACCCGGGCGCCCACCGCGCGGAAGACGCCGCCCGCCTGCTCGGCGAACTGACCCACGCCGACCAGCTCGGCACCTTCCTCACCCTGCCCGCCTACGCGCAACTGGCCTGACCGCCGCCTTCGCACGACCGCACCTGTGCGCGACCGCCATGCATCCGGGTCGCGTACGGGGTGCGCTCCTGCGAGAACCCCTCACGGAGCCCAGAGACCCATGAAAAACAATCTCCCGACCGCCGAACAGATCAGCCTGGACTGGACCAACAACCCGCGCTGGGCCGGCGTGCGTCGCAACTACGGCGCCGAGGACGTCGCGCGCCTGCGCGGCACGGTGCCGATCGAGCATTCGCTGGCCCGCCACGGCGCCGAGAAGCTGTGGCACCTGCTGCACAAGGAGGACTTCGTCAACGCGCTCGGCGCGCTGACCGGCAACCAGGCGATGCAGCAGGTCAAGGCGGGCCTCAAGGCCATCTACCTCTCCGGCTGGCAGGTCGCCGCCGATGCCAACCTGGCGGGCGAGATGTATCCCGATCAGTCGCTCTATCCGGCCAACTCGGTGCCGCAGGTGGTCAAGCGCATCAACAACGCTCTGCTGCGCGCCGACCAGCTGCACCACGCCGAGGGCAGCGACGAGATCGACTGGCTGGCGCCGATCGTGGCGGATGCCGAAGCCGGCTTCGGTGGCGTGCTCAACGCGTTCGAGCTGATGAAAGCCATGATCGAGGCGGGCGCCGCCGGCGTGCACTTCGAGGACCAGCTGGCGGCGGTGAAGAAGTGCGGCCACATGGGCGGCAAGGTGCTGGTTCCCACCCGCGAGGCGATCGACAAGCTGACCGCCGCGCGCCTGGCCGCCGACGTCTGCGGCGTGCCGACGCTGCTGGTGGCGCGCACCGACGCCGACGCGGCCGACCTGCTCACCTCCGACGTCGACGACAACGACAAGCCGTTCCTCACCGGCGAGCGCACGGTCGAAGGCTTCTTCCGCGTCAAGCCGGGCCTGGACCAGGCGATCAGCCGCGGCCTGGCCTACGCGCCGTATGCGGACCTGGTCTGGTGCGAAACCAGCAAGCCGAACCTCGATGACGCGCGCCGTTTCGCCGAGGCGATCCGCGGCAAATACCCGGACAAGCTGCTGGCCTACAACTGCTCGCCCAGCTTCAACTGGCGCAAGAACCTGGACGACGCCACCATCGCAAAGTTCCAGCGCGAGCTGGGCGCAATGGGCTACAAGTTCCAGTTCATCACGCTGGCCGGCTTCCACAGCCTCAACTACGGCATGTTCGAACTCGCGCACGGCTATGCGCGACGGCAGATGAGTGCGTTCGTCGATCTGCAGGAAAGGGAGTTCGCCGCCGCCGAGCGGGGCTTCACCGCGGTCAAGCACCAGCGCGAGGTCGGTACCGGCTACTTCGACCAGGTCACCCAGGCGATCCAGCAGGGCCAGTCCTCCACCGTCGCGCTGAAAGGCTCGACCGAGGAAGCGCAGTTCCAGCGCGCCTCGGCGGCCTGATCGCCGCACGGGCGCCCCCTCCCCTCGGGGAGGGGCTGGGGGCGAGGGGTCAAGGGCTGGCGCGGAGCCCCGCCCCTATCCCCGCTCCGTCGCCGGTTCCGGCGGTGCCGGTGGCGTCAGCGCAATCGCCAGCCACCCGGCCTTCGGCTCCAGCAGCCGCTTGGCCGACGCCACCCGCAGGTTTCCCTTTTCGTCCACCCCGAACAGCAACACCAGTTGCGCGCCGTTGCGTTCGATGAAGTCGCTCCAGCCAAACGTCTGGCTCAGGCGGGTCGACTTGATCCGCCATCCGTCCGCCAGCAACTCGGCGAAGCGCGCATGCGTCATCTCTTCGCCGAACAACGGCGGCGCCAGCAGATTGCCGGCGATGGCCGCACGGTCGGTCGCCTCGTGTGGCGCGAGGTTGCGCAAGCGGTACACCTTCTCGCGCCCGAACTCGCGACGATAGTGCACGCAGGCCAGCGAGTTGCGCTCGCGATGGGTCGACATGGCCAGCAGCCGGCCCAGCCCGGTGAGATCGAGGTTGCGCTCGGCATGCGGCGAGGCCGGGTTGCCGAAGAAGGTTGCGAGACCCTCCATCCGTGCATGACGAATGCCGTCCCAGGCATCGTCCGCCAGCACCACGCGGAAGCCGGCGTCGGCCAGCGCCTTGCCGACCGCGCGCGCCACCTCGTCGGAGCCGTAGATCAGCACCCCGCGCGGCTCGGGCTCCGCCACGCCCAGCCAGCGCGCCAGCGGCCGCGCGGTCGCGCTCTGCAGGACCACCGTGCCAATGATCAGGATGAACACCAGCGGCACCATCGCCTCGGCGCCGGCCACGCCCAGTTCCTGCAGGCGCAGCGCGAACAACGCGGACACCGAGGCCGCCACGATGCCGCGCGGCGCCACCCAGGCGATCAACGCGCGCTCGCGCCAGCTGAGCGAACTGCCTACGCTCGCGAAGGCTACCGTGACCGGCCGCACGACGAACTGCGCGATCAGGAACACCGCGATGCCGGCCCACAGCATGCCGTCCGGCAGCGGCCACTGCAGTCGCGCCGCCAGCAGGATGAACAGGCTGGAGACCAGCAAGGTGGTCAGGTTTTCCTTGAAGTCGAGGATGTCGTCGATGTGCACGTTGCGGATATTGCCCAGTGCGATACCCATGATGGTCACGGCCAGCAGGCCCGATTCGTGCGCGATCGTGTTGGACAGGCTGAAGGCCAGCAGCACCATCGCGAGCACGCCGAAGTTCTGCAGGTACTCGGGGATCAGTTGTCGCCGGAGCAGCCAGGCCAGCGCCCACGCCGCCAGCGCGCCGAGGATCGCGCCGCAGCCGATCGTTCCCAGGAACACGCCGACCGTGTGGCCCTCCTGGTGCGAGACGATCGCTTCGTAGATCAGTACCGCGAACAGCGCCCCCAGCGGATCGATCACGATGCCTTCCCAGCGCAGCGTGTTGGCGATGCGCGCGTTGGGCCGCAGCGTGCGCAGCATCGGCGCGATCACCGTCGGACCGGTCACGCAGGTCAGCGCACCGAACAGCAACGCCACATCCCAGCCCAGGCCCGCAATGAGATGTACCGACAAGGCCAGCAGGAGCAATGCGGCAATGGCGCCGTAGCTGACCAGGCCGCGCACCGCCCGGCCGATCCCCGGCAGTTCGTGGAAACGCAGCGTCATGCTGCCTTCGAACAGGATCAGCGCCACCGCCAGCGAGACCAGCGGAAACAGCAGCTTGCCCAGCATCGCGTCCGGCTGGAACACACCGGTCGCCGGCCCCAGCACGATGCCGGCCAGCAGCAGGAACAGGATCGCCGGCAGCTTCACCCGCCAGGCCAGCCATTGCGCGAGAAAGCCGATACCCAGCATGCACGCCAGCATCAGCCCGGGGGGGAGCGTCATCGGCCGTCCTTCGCTTTCCGGGGCGCCCCATTCTGCCCGAGAGTTCCGGCCAATTCGAAAGCACGTGCCGGTGGGTGCTCCCTGTGCGGGCAACGGCCTGGCTCGTGGCCAGCGCTTGCGGCTCGGTCCACCGGATCCCTTCTGCGCAGGATCGCTCGTACCTTCGGAACTTCGCCAGGGAGAGGAAGAGGCCAGCCCCGGTATCGGGCGGGGGGGAGGGGGTACCGATACCGGGGCGGCGGGGCCGGCAGCATTTAAGTACCGGCGAGTGCAGATATTAGCCGGCACCCCCGGGAAGTCAATACCCGCGAGTTCAGAAATGTCAGAAACGGCGGTACTGCAGGGCTTCGGCCAAATGCGCCCGGTCCAGCAAGGCCGCGCCGCCGTCAAGATCGGCGATCGACCGCGCCACGCGCAGAATGCGGTGGTAGGCCCGCGCCGACAGTCCCAGCCGCTCCAGCGCCGCCTCGAACCAGCGTCGCTCGGCCTCGCCCAGCGCGCAGTCGCGCTCCAGTTCGCGCGTGTTGATCTCGGCGTTCGCCCGGCCCGCGCGGGCCAGCGCACGGTCCCGCGCCTGCACCACGCGTGCGCGCACGGTGGCCGAATCCTCGTCGTACGCGCTGCGCGGCGCGCCCAGTTCGGCCAGCGGCACGCGCGGCACTTCCACGCAGAGGTCGATGCGATCCAGCAGC
Proteins encoded in this window:
- a CDS encoding cation:proton antiporter encodes the protein MTLPPGLMLACMLGIGFLAQWLAWRVKLPAILFLLLAGIVLGPATGVFQPDAMLGKLLFPLVSLAVALILFEGSMTLRFHELPGIGRAVRGLVSYGAIAALLLLALSVHLIAGLGWDVALLFGALTCVTGPTVIAPMLRTLRPNARIANTLRWEGIVIDPLGALFAVLIYEAIVSHQEGHTVGVFLGTIGCGAILGALAAWALAWLLRRQLIPEYLQNFGVLAMVLLAFSLSNTIAHESGLLAVTIMGIALGNIRNVHIDDILDFKENLTTLLVSSLFILLAARLQWPLPDGMLWAGIAVFLIAQFVVRPVTVAFASVGSSLSWRERALIAWVAPRGIVAASVSALFALRLQELGVAGAEAMVPLVFILIIGTVVLQSATARPLARWLGVAEPEPRGVLIYGSDEVARAVGKALADAGFRVVLADDAWDGIRHARMEGLATFFGNPASPHAERNLDLTGLGRLLAMSTHRERNSLACVHYRREFGREKVYRLRNLAPHEATDRAAIAGNLLAPPLFGEEMTHARFAELLADGWRIKSTRLSQTFGWSDFIERNGAQLVLLFGVDEKGNLRVASAKRLLEPKAGWLAIALTPPAPPEPATERG
- the aceA gene encoding isocitrate lyase — protein: MKNNLPTAEQISLDWTNNPRWAGVRRNYGAEDVARLRGTVPIEHSLARHGAEKLWHLLHKEDFVNALGALTGNQAMQQVKAGLKAIYLSGWQVAADANLAGEMYPDQSLYPANSVPQVVKRINNALLRADQLHHAEGSDEIDWLAPIVADAEAGFGGVLNAFELMKAMIEAGAAGVHFEDQLAAVKKCGHMGGKVLVPTREAIDKLTAARLAADVCGVPTLLVARTDADAADLLTSDVDDNDKPFLTGERTVEGFFRVKPGLDQAISRGLAYAPYADLVWCETSKPNLDDARRFAEAIRGKYPDKLLAYNCSPSFNWRKNLDDATIAKFQRELGAMGYKFQFITLAGFHSLNYGMFELAHGYARRQMSAFVDLQEREFAAAERGFTAVKHQREVGTGYFDQVTQAIQQGQSSTVALKGSTEEAQFQRASAA